A single genomic interval of uncultured Desulfobulbus sp. harbors:
- a CDS encoding glutamate synthase encodes MCRLALKSADTPFSPYEVLTAMEAMQEGYDGSGLGLLLRGVEFDEFKLKPHHVVLSGIAHTDAAFHRLTDWMGNQGFQIKYAHEFERRPQLIEAKDRFNYMVRVYRMPEAWINLSPEEIDDKLLQTRLAIRRDGDAHGGDVTVFSLYRDVVMIKEVGWPLEVGDALGLNDGRIKARVVMAQGRQNTNYGINLYACHPFFIQGIGTMTNGENTAFVPIKEWLLGKNIPGYMGYHSDSETFTHILHYVTKKLKLPLELYKHVITPLKTEELDVHPNGDFLKGLRTACRRLIIDGPNAVIATLPDETCMLVMDQKKMRPATVGGRPGAWAIASEMCGVDALVPDRDPSLDFQPMREHSVIISPERKELTVWSQFDQFTLPQAA; translated from the coding sequence ATGTGCCGATTAGCCTTAAAAAGCGCAGATACACCCTTTTCGCCCTATGAAGTCCTCACGGCCATGGAGGCCATGCAGGAAGGGTACGACGGCAGCGGGCTTGGCCTGTTGCTGCGAGGGGTGGAATTTGATGAATTCAAACTCAAGCCCCACCATGTGGTCCTCTCCGGTATTGCCCATACCGACGCCGCCTTCCATCGTCTCACCGACTGGATGGGTAATCAGGGTTTTCAAATAAAGTACGCCCACGAGTTCGAGCGTCGTCCGCAGCTGATCGAAGCCAAGGACCGGTTTAATTATATGGTCCGGGTCTACCGGATGCCGGAAGCCTGGATCAATCTCAGCCCTGAAGAGATCGACGACAAGTTGCTCCAAACCCGTCTGGCGATCCGTCGTGACGGCGACGCCCACGGCGGGGACGTGACCGTCTTTTCCCTCTATCGGGATGTGGTCATGATCAAGGAGGTCGGTTGGCCTCTGGAGGTCGGTGATGCCCTTGGTCTCAACGACGGCCGCATCAAGGCTCGGGTGGTCATGGCCCAGGGACGTCAGAACACCAACTACGGCATCAACCTCTATGCCTGCCATCCTTTCTTCATTCAGGGAATCGGCACCATGACCAACGGTGAAAACACCGCCTTCGTGCCGATCAAGGAATGGCTTTTGGGGAAGAATATTCCAGGATACATGGGGTATCATAGTGACTCGGAGACCTTCACCCATATCCTCCACTATGTGACCAAGAAGCTGAAGCTGCCGCTGGAGTTGTACAAACACGTCATCACCCCGCTGAAGACCGAAGAGTTGGATGTGCATCCCAACGGCGATTTTCTCAAAGGGCTGCGCACCGCCTGCCGCCGCCTGATCATCGACGGCCCCAACGCGGTGATCGCGACTCTGCCCGATGAAACCTGCATGCTGGTCATGGATCAAAAGAAAATGCGTCCCGCCACCGTCGGCGGTCGACCCGGAGCCTGGGCCATTGCCTCGGAAATGTGCGGCGTTGATGCCCTTGTTCCGGATCGCGATCCGTCCCTTGACTTTCAGCCCATGCGGGAACACTCCGTTATTATTTCACCCGAGCGAAAGGAACTTACAGTATGGTCTCAGTTCGATCAATTTACACTTCCCCAAGCAGCTTAA
- a CDS encoding twin-arginine translocase TatA/TatE family subunit, translating to MFGLGTPELIVILVIAFLFFGGKKLPEIGSGLGKAIGSFKKGLSDVEEAGGELKNSIPMVKEISEVKQTLDKAKDLTSVLGK from the coding sequence ATGTTTGGACTTGGAACACCTGAACTGATTGTTATCCTGGTCATTGCCTTTCTTTTCTTTGGCGGCAAGAAGCTGCCGGAGATCGGATCCGGACTGGGCAAGGCGATCGGTTCGTTTAAAAAGGGCCTGAGCGATGTGGAAGAGGCCGGTGGTGAGCTGAAAAACAGCATCCCCATGGTCAAGGAAATTTCAGAAGTGAAACAAACCCTGGATAAGGCGAAAGATCTCACCTCCGTTCTCGGAAAATAA
- the tatA gene encoding twin-arginine translocase TatA/TatE family subunit yields the protein MFGLGMPELIVILVIIVIIFGAGKLPEIGTGIGKGIRNFKDATKKEEEAAKSIEDETKKDA from the coding sequence ATGTTCGGACTCGGAATGCCTGAACTGATTGTTATTTTGGTCATTATTGTCATCATTTTCGGGGCAGGCAAGCTGCCCGAGATCGGTACCGGTATTGGGAAGGGCATCCGCAACTTTAAAGATGCGACCAAGAAAGAGGAAGAGGCCGCCAAATCGATTGAGGATGAGACAAAAAAGGATGCCTGA
- a CDS encoding amidohydrolase: protein MNATAELILTGQYLLTMDAEQRVIPEGGVAICGDSIVEVGKGSELQARYPQARVMAEPHGLIMPGLVNTHTHAAMSLFRGLADDLELMQWLQEYIFPLEATLTAEIVNQGALLSIAEMIKSGTTSFCDMYLFAGDVARAATEAGMRAWIGEVLYDFPSPNYGELENGFAYTRELFARYRNHPLVTITVDPHAVYTCSPELLINLSVLAREQQALYVIHLSENEAEVRTCRERYGRSPVDHLESLGVLGPHVVADHCVMLTNSEIELLAKRGVKVAHCPESNLKLASGIAPVVQMLDAGLCVGIGTDGSASNNDVDMFGEMNTAAKIHKVDRMDPTVMNATTTLHAATMGGARVLGAEQMIGSLEPGKKADCIVLDLDQPHLTPIYNPVSHLVYAARGGDVIHSVINGCVVMENRRLLTIDEQGVLARAAEIGTGFRKSRKGG, encoded by the coding sequence ATGAACGCAACGGCGGAGTTGATTCTCACCGGTCAGTACCTGTTGACCATGGACGCGGAACAGCGTGTCATTCCAGAGGGCGGGGTAGCGATCTGCGGCGATTCGATTGTCGAGGTGGGCAAGGGCAGTGAGCTGCAGGCCCGCTATCCTCAGGCACGGGTGATGGCCGAGCCCCATGGCCTGATCATGCCCGGCCTGGTCAATACCCATACCCATGCAGCCATGTCGCTCTTTCGCGGACTGGCCGATGACCTTGAGCTGATGCAGTGGCTGCAGGAGTACATCTTTCCGCTGGAGGCGACCCTCACCGCGGAGATCGTCAATCAGGGGGCCCTGCTCTCCATTGCCGAGATGATCAAGTCCGGCACCACCTCCTTTTGCGACATGTACCTCTTTGCCGGCGATGTGGCCCGGGCCGCTACGGAGGCGGGCATGCGAGCCTGGATCGGCGAGGTCCTCTATGATTTTCCCTCGCCCAACTACGGCGAGTTGGAAAACGGTTTCGCCTACACCCGGGAACTTTTCGCCCGCTATCGCAACCATCCCCTGGTGACCATCACGGTCGATCCCCACGCGGTCTATACCTGTTCCCCTGAGCTTCTGATCAATCTCAGTGTCCTGGCCCGCGAGCAGCAAGCGCTGTACGTGATTCACCTCTCGGAAAACGAGGCCGAGGTCCGCACCTGCCGCGAGCGCTACGGTCGAAGTCCGGTGGATCATCTCGAATCCCTTGGGGTGCTGGGACCGCATGTGGTTGCGGACCACTGCGTTATGCTGACCAACAGCGAGATCGAGCTCCTGGCCAAGCGCGGGGTGAAGGTGGCCCATTGCCCGGAGTCGAACCTGAAGCTGGCCTCGGGGATTGCACCGGTGGTACAGATGCTGGATGCCGGTCTCTGTGTGGGGATCGGTACCGACGGCAGCGCTTCCAACAACGATGTGGACATGTTTGGCGAGATGAACACCGCCGCCAAGATTCATAAGGTGGACCGCATGGACCCCACGGTGATGAATGCGACCACCACCCTCCATGCCGCCACCATGGGCGGCGCCCGCGTGCTTGGCGCAGAACAGATGATCGGCAGCCTGGAGCCGGGAAAAAAGGCCGATTGTATCGTCCTTGATCTGGATCAGCCGCATCTCACGCCGATCTACAATCCGGTTTCCCATCTGGTGTACGCGGCCCGCGGCGGCGACGTGATCCATTCGGTGATCAACGGGTGCGTAGTGATGGAAAATCGTCGGCTCCTCACCATCGACGAACAGGGGGTCCTGGCCCGCGCAGCCGAGATCGGCACCGGTTTTCGCAAGAGCCGCAAAGGCGGTTGA
- a CDS encoding purine-nucleoside phosphorylase, with product MIDIAEHKAQVEAAVAFLQARIGNTPEVLIQLGTGLGELAKAMQGATSIAYEEIPHFPRSTVTSHAGNLVVGRLAGKSTVILQGRFHFYEGYSAREVAFPIRVLSLLGVKTAIITNASGGLNPSYRPGTLMVFADHLNLLGDNPLRGPNIDAWGERFPDLSTPYAPELRQLALERAKCMGLDEVVTGTYVCIPGPSLETPAETRYLRMIGADAVGMSSVPEILVALHGGMRVLGLSVVANVNDPDHFQPILIEDVIAAARKAEPRLQQLIINILAEMGL from the coding sequence ATGATCGACATTGCCGAGCATAAGGCCCAGGTTGAGGCAGCGGTTGCCTTTTTACAGGCCCGTATCGGCAACACGCCGGAGGTGTTGATTCAACTGGGGACCGGCCTGGGAGAACTGGCCAAGGCCATGCAGGGGGCCACCTCCATCGCCTACGAGGAGATTCCCCATTTTCCCCGCTCCACCGTAACCAGCCATGCGGGCAATCTGGTTGTTGGCCGATTGGCCGGGAAATCGACGGTCATCCTTCAGGGGCGGTTCCACTTTTATGAAGGCTATTCGGCCCGTGAGGTTGCCTTTCCCATCCGTGTCCTCTCGCTGCTTGGCGTCAAAACCGCCATTATCACCAACGCCAGCGGTGGGTTGAACCCGAGTTATCGGCCCGGGACACTGATGGTCTTTGCGGACCATCTCAACCTCTTGGGCGACAATCCCCTGCGCGGCCCCAATATCGATGCCTGGGGGGAGCGCTTCCCCGATCTCTCCACCCCCTATGCCCCGGAGTTGCGGCAACTGGCACTGGAACGTGCCAAATGCATGGGCCTGGATGAGGTCGTCACTGGCACCTACGTCTGTATACCCGGGCCCAGTCTGGAAACACCGGCCGAGACCCGTTACCTGCGCATGATCGGCGCCGATGCCGTGGGCATGTCGTCCGTGCCGGAGATCCTGGTGGCGCTCCATGGCGGCATGCGAGTACTGGGACTGTCGGTGGTGGCCAACGTCAACGACCCTGATCATTTTCAGCCGATCCTGATCGAAGACGTCATTGCCGCAGCACGAAAGGCTGAACCGCGCCTGCAGCAGCTGATCATCAATATTTTGGCGGAGATGGGCCTATGA
- the thrC gene encoding threonine synthase gives MRYISTRGGIEPLKFQDAVMMGLARDGGLLLPEHLPTVSREMLDRWQHLPYQYLAREILSLFIDDIPALDLEELVERSYGTFRHPQVTPVTKQGDVYIMELFHGPTLAFKDVALQLLGNLFEYVLARSGGFMNILGATSGDTGSAAIAGVRGKNNINIFILHPHGRTSPIQALQMTTVLDPNVFNIAVRGTFDDAQSIVKSIFNDLDFRDTYKLGAVNSINWARVLAQVVYYVYAFLKLRKLGNESVDFSVPTGNFGDIFAGFIARKLLPEGSINTLILATNANDILTRFVTHGDYSRGQVQVTSSPSMDIQIASNFERYLYYLRGENGAAVKADMEGFAASGRLDLSAFTAQVAGDFCSRSVSEEETIATIGTFHKEYGYLLDPHTAVGVKAAQELRDPSRPVICLATAHPAKFGAAVTKAIGSEPPLPPALADLESRESRCEVLDADMEAIKAFVAQNALR, from the coding sequence ATGCGCTATATCAGTACTCGGGGCGGGATCGAGCCCCTGAAATTTCAGGATGCCGTGATGATGGGCCTGGCCCGCGACGGAGGGCTGTTGCTGCCGGAGCACCTGCCCACGGTCAGTCGCGAGATGCTTGATCGCTGGCAGCACCTGCCGTATCAGTATCTTGCCCGCGAGATTCTCTCCCTGTTCATCGATGATATTCCCGCCCTGGATCTGGAGGAACTGGTCGAGCGTTCCTATGGAACCTTTCGCCATCCCCAGGTGACCCCGGTTACCAAGCAGGGCGATGTGTACATCATGGAGTTGTTCCATGGCCCGACCCTGGCCTTCAAAGACGTGGCCCTGCAGCTTCTGGGCAACCTGTTCGAGTATGTCCTTGCCCGCAGCGGCGGTTTCATGAACATCCTCGGCGCCACCTCCGGCGATACCGGCAGTGCGGCCATTGCCGGCGTGCGCGGCAAGAACAACATCAACATCTTCATTCTCCATCCACATGGCCGGACCAGCCCGATCCAGGCCCTGCAGATGACCACCGTGCTCGATCCCAACGTGTTCAACATCGCGGTCCGCGGCACCTTCGACGATGCCCAAAGTATCGTCAAATCCATCTTCAATGACCTCGATTTCCGCGATACCTACAAGTTGGGTGCGGTCAACTCGATCAACTGGGCACGGGTCCTGGCCCAGGTGGTGTATTATGTCTATGCCTTTCTCAAGCTGCGCAAACTGGGCAATGAGAGCGTTGATTTTTCCGTGCCCACCGGCAACTTCGGCGACATCTTCGCCGGGTTCATTGCCCGCAAGCTGCTGCCCGAGGGCTCGATCAACACCCTGATTCTTGCCACCAATGCCAATGATATCCTCACCCGCTTCGTGACCCACGGCGATTATTCCCGCGGTCAGGTGCAGGTCACCAGCAGCCCTTCGATGGATATTCAGATCGCCTCCAACTTCGAGCGCTACCTCTATTATCTGCGCGGGGAGAACGGTGCCGCGGTCAAGGCCGACATGGAGGGATTTGCCGCCAGCGGTCGGCTCGATCTTTCCGCCTTTACCGCCCAGGTGGCTGGTGATTTTTGTTCCCGTTCGGTTTCCGAGGAGGAGACCATTGCCACCATCGGCACCTTCCATAAGGAGTACGGCTATCTGCTCGATCCCCATACTGCGGTCGGTGTCAAGGCGGCCCAGGAACTACGCGATCCCTCCCGGCCGGTAATCTGTCTGGCAACGGCCCATCCGGCCAAGTTCGGTGCTGCCGTGACCAAGGCGATCGGTTCCGAGCCGCCGCTGCCGCCGGCGCTTGCCGATCTGGAGAGCCGCGAGAGCCGTTGCGAGGTGCTCGACGCCGACATGGAGGCGATCAAGGCCTTTGTCGCCCAGAACGCCTTGCGCTGA
- the gpmI gene encoding 2,3-bisphosphoglycerate-independent phosphoglycerate mutase has product MSVPVPVILAILDGWGLAEPSATNAVSVAQTPNMDRLMAEYPMTTLVAHNGLVGLPEGQMGNSEVGHLNIGAGRIVYQDYTRINRAVDQGEFAANPVFAQLMEQVKGAGSRLHLCGLVSDGGVHSHIRHLIALVELAQTKGIEVLIHCFMDGRDTPPHSGIDYLSELQQALDRIDCGRIATVSGRYYAMDRDKRWDRVKKAWDAMVLGEGTTAQDALALVRESYEKEVTDEFILPTVLVDEAGQPLGRIQDGDGVLFFNFRADRVRELCHAFGDAEFTGFDPGVRPQLTGLATMTEYEADFTFPVAFPPVPLTHILGEELSVHGKRQLRIAETEKYAHVTYFFNGGNEVPFAGEDRILINSPRDVATYDQKPQMSAVEVTDTLLETLTRKEEEGTPYDAIILNFANGDMVGHTGVMAAAVAACETVDRCIGRIEEFVGKRSGVLLITADHGNAEQMLDPENGGPYTAHTLSPVPFIVVSERCKGGSLRSGGALKDIAPTILSLMELPIPREMEGESLIL; this is encoded by the coding sequence ATGTCTGTTCCTGTTCCTGTCATTCTTGCCATCCTCGATGGTTGGGGCCTGGCCGAGCCCTCGGCCACCAATGCGGTGTCCGTGGCCCAAACCCCCAATATGGACAGGCTGATGGCCGAGTATCCCATGACCACCTTGGTGGCGCATAACGGTCTGGTCGGACTCCCCGAAGGACAGATGGGCAACTCCGAGGTCGGTCATCTCAACATCGGTGCCGGCCGTATTGTCTATCAGGACTATACCCGCATCAACCGGGCGGTCGATCAGGGCGAGTTTGCCGCCAACCCGGTCTTCGCCCAGCTGATGGAGCAGGTGAAGGGGGCTGGCTCCCGCCTGCATCTCTGCGGCCTGGTGTCCGACGGCGGGGTGCACAGTCACATTCGCCATCTGATCGCCCTGGTGGAACTGGCGCAGACCAAGGGGATCGAGGTCTTGATTCACTGTTTCATGGATGGCCGCGATACGCCGCCGCACAGCGGGATCGACTACCTCAGCGAACTGCAGCAGGCGCTTGATCGCATCGACTGCGGCCGGATCGCCACCGTCTCCGGCCGGTACTATGCCATGGACCGCGACAAACGCTGGGATCGGGTCAAGAAGGCCTGGGATGCCATGGTCCTCGGGGAGGGAACAACTGCCCAAGATGCCCTTGCCCTGGTGCGCGAATCCTACGAAAAGGAGGTCACCGACGAGTTCATTCTTCCCACGGTGCTCGTCGATGAAGCAGGACAGCCGCTGGGACGGATTCAAGACGGGGACGGCGTGCTTTTTTTCAACTTCCGCGCCGACCGCGTGCGTGAACTCTGCCATGCCTTTGGCGATGCCGAGTTCACCGGCTTTGATCCCGGTGTTCGGCCCCAGTTGACCGGTCTGGCAACCATGACCGAGTATGAGGCGGACTTCACCTTTCCCGTCGCCTTTCCTCCAGTGCCCCTGACCCATATCCTGGGCGAGGAGCTCAGTGTCCACGGCAAGCGGCAGCTGCGCATCGCCGAAACCGAGAAGTATGCCCATGTGACCTACTTCTTCAATGGCGGCAATGAGGTCCCCTTTGCAGGCGAAGATCGCATCCTGATCAACTCGCCCCGCGATGTGGCCACCTACGACCAGAAACCGCAGATGAGCGCGGTCGAGGTGACCGACACCCTGCTGGAGACACTGACCAGAAAGGAAGAGGAAGGCACGCCCTATGATGCAATCATCCTCAATTTTGCCAACGGCGACATGGTTGGCCATACCGGTGTCATGGCCGCGGCGGTGGCGGCTTGCGAGACGGTTGATCGCTGTATCGGTCGCATCGAGGAGTTTGTCGGTAAACGGTCCGGGGTGTTGCTCATTACCGCGGACCACGGCAATGCCGAGCAGATGCTTGACCCGGAAAACGGCGGTCCCTACACCGCTCATACGCTCAGTCCGGTTCCCTTTATCGTGGTGAGCGAGCGGTGCAAAGGGGGCTCGCTGCGCAGCGGTGGAGCCCTCAAGGACATTGCCCCCACCATCCTCAGCCTGATGGAGTTGCCCATTCCTCGGGAAATGGAAGGGGAGAGCCTCATTCTCTAA
- the rsfS gene encoding ribosome silencing factor has protein sequence MRKLKKEFAHQDGRDLAAACVRIALETKAEDVVVLDVRGLASFTDYFVIMSGRSTRHVQGLAEAIEGELSAKRVNSKHSEGLQEGMWVLSDFGDVVVHVFYHEKRSFYDLEGLWHDAPRIDVDTLLADTTKKN, from the coding sequence ATGAGAAAATTAAAAAAAGAGTTTGCCCATCAAGACGGCCGTGATTTGGCAGCGGCATGTGTCCGCATTGCCCTGGAGACCAAGGCTGAGGATGTGGTTGTGTTGGATGTCCGTGGACTGGCCTCCTTTACCGATTATTTTGTGATCATGAGCGGCCGCTCGACCCGGCATGTACAGGGCTTGGCCGAGGCCATCGAGGGGGAGCTGAGCGCCAAACGGGTCAACAGCAAACATAGCGAGGGGTTGCAGGAGGGCATGTGGGTGCTGTCCGACTTCGGTGATGTGGTGGTGCACGTCTTCTACCACGAAAAACGAAGTTTCTACGACCTGGAAGGGTTGTGGCACGATGCCCCCCGAATCGATGTCGATACGCTCCTGGCCGATACGACCAAGAAAAATTGA
- a CDS encoding DNA topoisomerase III — translation MGKTLIIAEKPSVAADIVKALPGKFTNAKTHFESDDYVVSYAIGHLVSIAYPEEINPAFQKWTLDNLPILPEEFPLAVLPDTKAQFNALTKLIRRRDVEVIVNGCDAGREGELIFKYILKQAHNRSVESKRIQRLWLQSMTLDAIRDGLGRLKDDQEMRPLEDTALCRSEADWLIGINATRALTCYNSRFGGFKKTPCGRVQTPTLSMLVKRETERREFVATTYWELHARFDCGPVQYEGVWIDPSFTKDESNAHARRNRLWDAAKAAAIHTLCSGKPAKVEESSKKSTKGAPPLYDLTLLQREANSRFGFSAKNTLGLAQALYERHKLITYPRTDSRCLPEDYLPTVEKVVRQQQQWQFGRFATEALEKKYLKKDKRIFNNKKISDHFAIIPTPGLPTTLSEPEMKIYQMIVQRFLAVFFPPAVYHNTTRHSLVEGETFLTEGKILVEPGWRAIYGAMSEEDGDKELQALPENTPVNCSEIEQQEHQTKPPPRFSEATLLSAMENSGKLVEDEELAEAMKERGLGTPATRAAIIEKLINEKYIVREQRELVPTGKAFELLSLLEARKIDVLASPELTGEWEFKLNQIISGAMTRPQFMREIRDMTGAIVEKVRSGGGDERHEASFSPVNGVRYFETASAFESEDKKVMIRKVLGGRVMEPAEIVELIKGKTLGPLSDFRSKKGKPFTASIHLANSKVEFLFADSTEELDLDAIRAQEPLGISPIDQTRVFETPAGFLSESALEGDQKNGLRISKMILGRRLDPEHIGQLLKEGRTELITGFISKKKKPFDAFLLLDAKGKLSFEFPPRKKKGAAKEDDQG, via the coding sequence ATGGGAAAAACACTGATTATCGCCGAGAAGCCGAGCGTTGCCGCAGACATCGTCAAAGCCCTTCCCGGAAAATTTACCAATGCCAAAACCCACTTCGAAAGTGATGACTATGTGGTCTCGTACGCCATCGGCCACCTGGTCTCCATTGCTTATCCGGAGGAAATCAACCCCGCATTCCAGAAATGGACCCTCGACAACCTGCCCATTCTGCCCGAGGAGTTTCCCCTGGCGGTCCTGCCGGACACCAAGGCGCAATTCAATGCCCTGACCAAATTGATTCGCCGCCGGGATGTGGAGGTGATCGTCAACGGTTGCGACGCCGGGCGCGAGGGAGAGTTGATTTTTAAGTACATCCTCAAGCAGGCCCATAACCGCAGTGTGGAAAGCAAGCGGATTCAGCGCCTCTGGCTGCAGTCGATGACCCTGGATGCCATCCGCGACGGACTCGGAAGGCTCAAGGATGACCAGGAGATGCGGCCGCTCGAGGACACCGCCCTCTGCCGTTCCGAGGCGGACTGGTTGATCGGCATCAACGCGACCCGCGCGCTCACCTGTTACAACTCCCGTTTTGGCGGATTCAAGAAAACCCCCTGCGGCCGGGTGCAGACCCCGACCCTGTCGATGCTGGTCAAGCGGGAAACCGAGCGGCGCGAATTTGTGGCCACCACCTACTGGGAGCTCCATGCCCGCTTTGATTGCGGTCCGGTGCAGTATGAAGGTGTGTGGATCGACCCGAGCTTTACCAAGGATGAGAGCAATGCGCACGCTCGCCGCAACCGGCTCTGGGATGCAGCCAAGGCGGCTGCGATTCATACGCTTTGCAGCGGCAAGCCGGCCAAGGTGGAAGAGAGCAGCAAGAAATCGACCAAGGGCGCGCCTCCGCTCTATGATCTGACCCTCTTGCAGCGCGAGGCCAACAGCCGCTTCGGTTTTTCCGCCAAAAACACCCTGGGCCTTGCCCAGGCACTGTATGAGCGGCATAAACTGATCACCTATCCGCGTACCGACAGCCGCTGCCTGCCCGAGGATTATCTGCCCACGGTGGAAAAGGTTGTGCGGCAGCAGCAGCAGTGGCAGTTCGGCCGGTTCGCCACCGAGGCACTGGAAAAGAAGTACCTCAAAAAAGACAAACGCATCTTCAACAACAAGAAGATCTCCGATCACTTTGCCATCATTCCCACCCCAGGCCTGCCCACCACCCTGAGCGAGCCGGAGATGAAGATCTACCAGATGATCGTGCAGCGTTTTCTTGCCGTCTTCTTCCCGCCCGCGGTGTATCATAACACCACCCGGCATTCGCTGGTGGAGGGCGAGACCTTTCTCACCGAGGGCAAAATCCTGGTGGAACCCGGATGGCGGGCCATCTACGGTGCGATGAGCGAGGAGGACGGCGACAAGGAGTTGCAGGCCCTCCCCGAGAACACGCCGGTCAACTGCAGCGAAATCGAACAGCAGGAGCACCAGACCAAACCGCCGCCACGATTCAGCGAGGCGACCCTGCTCTCGGCCATGGAAAATTCGGGCAAACTGGTTGAGGATGAAGAGCTGGCCGAGGCGATGAAGGAGCGTGGTCTGGGCACGCCGGCCACCCGGGCGGCGATCATCGAGAAGCTGATCAACGAAAAGTACATTGTCCGTGAACAGCGTGAACTGGTGCCCACGGGGAAGGCATTCGAGTTGCTCAGTCTCTTGGAGGCACGCAAGATCGATGTGCTCGCCTCCCCGGAGTTGACCGGGGAGTGGGAGTTTAAGCTCAACCAGATCATCAGCGGTGCCATGACCCGGCCCCAGTTCATGCGCGAGATTCGGGACATGACCGGAGCCATTGTCGAGAAGGTGCGCAGCGGCGGCGGGGATGAGCGCCACGAGGCGTCGTTTTCGCCGGTCAATGGCGTTCGCTATTTCGAGACCGCCTCCGCCTTTGAATCCGAGGATAAAAAAGTGATGATCCGCAAGGTCCTCGGCGGGCGGGTGATGGAACCCGCGGAAATTGTCGAATTGATCAAGGGCAAAACCCTGGGGCCACTCAGTGATTTTCGCTCGAAGAAGGGCAAGCCCTTCACCGCCTCGATTCATCTGGCCAACTCCAAGGTCGAGTTTCTCTTTGCCGACTCCACCGAAGAGCTGGATCTGGATGCGATCCGGGCCCAGGAACCCTTGGGTATTTCGCCCATTGATCAGACCAGGGTGTTTGAAACCCCGGCCGGGTTCCTCTCCGAATCCGCCCTTGAAGGCGATCAGAAAAATGGGCTGCGTATCTCCAAGATGATCCTTGGCAGACGCCTTGATCCGGAGCATATCGGCCAACTGCTCAAAGAGGGGCGCACCGAGTTGATAACCGGATTCATATCGAAAAAGAAAAAACCCTTTGACGCCTTTTTACTGCTGGATGCCAAGGGCAAGTTGAGTTTTGAATTCCCCCCCCGCAAGAAAAAGGGTGCGGCCAAGGAAGACGACCAGGGCTGA
- a CDS encoding alpha/beta fold hydrolase yields the protein MAQILEKTIDLDGCTVHALEAGSVGGTTVVLLHGMKFQAETWRELGTLAALAELGLHVLAIDMPGFGKSAASDLAPVEVLARLFAQQQWTRAALIGPSMGGRIALEFAIAHPEMITGLVLVGAVGVAENQSGLSRISASVLVVWGEEDQVSPLSNSDILVRELADARREIYPQAPHPCYLGQPDRWHASLQRFFTDLNR from the coding sequence ATGGCACAGATACTTGAGAAGACAATTGATTTGGATGGCTGCACCGTCCATGCGCTGGAGGCCGGCTCCGTAGGCGGGACAACGGTGGTGCTCCTGCACGGGATGAAATTCCAGGCCGAAACCTGGCGTGAGTTGGGGACGCTGGCGGCCCTGGCCGAGCTTGGCCTGCATGTGCTGGCCATCGATATGCCGGGCTTTGGCAAGAGTGCGGCCAGCGACCTTGCCCCGGTCGAGGTCCTTGCCCGTCTGTTTGCGCAGCAGCAGTGGACCCGGGCGGCACTTATCGGTCCTTCCATGGGCGGCCGCATTGCCCTGGAGTTTGCTATTGCCCACCCGGAGATGATCACTGGCCTGGTGCTGGTTGGTGCGGTGGGGGTTGCCGAAAACCAATCCGGATTGTCGCGTATCAGCGCATCGGTCCTGGTCGTCTGGGGCGAAGAGGATCAAGTCTCGCCCCTGAGCAACAGCGATATCCTGGTCCGAGAGCTCGCCGACGCCAGGCGGGAAATCTATCCCCAGGCCCCCCATCCCTGTTATCTGGGGCAGCCTGATCGGTGGCACGCGAGCTTGCAAAGGTTTTTTACCGATCTGAATCGGTAG